From the genome of Bradyrhizobium sp. ORS 278:
CACCGCTCGCACCGCCCTGCATCGCGGCGCCCCCGGACTGTCCACCCGCGCCGCCCGCACCACCGGCGCCGCCCTGCGCGTGAGCGAAGGTCGCACCCGCCAGAAGCGCGACTGCAGCAACTGATACCATCAAGCGATTAGTCATCCTCGATCCTCCTCATCATTGGCACTGCCCGCGCCGACAACGGCAGGAGGTTGGAGTCGTTCCGCACCGCTCCAATCGTTCCGAAAAAATGTCGCAGATCGCAACTTTATGAACGGATGCTCAGAGTCATGAATGCTGCATGACAAAAGCGGGACCAACCGCGAGAGACCGTGTGTTCCGGCGGACTACACCGACACCTGGTGGCGCTCTCCGGCGTAGCGAACGAGGGCAAGGAAGCGATAGAGGCCGTGTACGAACTTGCCATAGGGCATGGTGACGAAGAGCGCGAAAACAGCGCCAAGGTGTAGCGCAAGCAACGGACCCATTGCGCCGGTCTCGCGCAACAACAGCAGACCCAGGCCGGTCACGCCGGTCAGCACCAGCATGGCCAGAAACGCAACGTCCATGCCGCGGCTGCGATCATCCATCATCTCCGGCTCGCGCCTGCGTTTCGCGGCATAGAGGCCGAGTGGACCGATCACGATACCCAGGCCGCCGAAGGTGCCGAGCACCACCGGCAGATCCCACAGCGGGTAGGGCGCCTCGCGGTGCAACAGGTAGTGATAGAGCGTCGCGACGCTGGTGGAGGCGAAGCAGAGCAGGAATCCGTAGAACGTCAGATGATGATAAACGCGCCTGGTATCGCCCGGCTTCTCATCCTCGTTGTAGCAGCCGACGCCGCCGCCATCGAGATAGCGCAGGCTGCCGGCGTCACGCACCGCGCGCAGGAGAGAGCGCGGTTCGGCCAACGTCGCATGCGGCTCTCCGATGTCCTTCCAGAACGCGCGCGTCCCCTGAACGAAGGCGACGATGGCCCACAGGAACGCCGCGCCGAACACCAGCGCCATGGCGTTGTGCGGCATCAATGCATAGAACGATCCAGGACCATGGCGGGTTGCGAACAGCGCTGCTGGGTCGTTGAAGGCGACGAAGCCGAGAATGAAAGCGGCCATGCTCAGCACGGCCGTGAGCGCGATCGCCAGTCCATTGCGCTTGAAGATCGGAGCGAGCGCGCGCGGCCAGGCGTAATCGGCATAGCTCTCGTGCCTGACGCGCGCGAGCACGGCAGGGACGCGGACGTCGAATTCGTGCGGCGGCGAGAACTGGCAATCGACATAGCAGGCGCCGCAGGAATGGCACAGATTTGCGAAGTAGTTCAGGTCGCCTGACGTGAACGCGCGACGCATCTCCATCGCCGGAAACACGGCGCAGAGTCCTTCGCAATAGCGGCAGGAATTGCAGATCGTCATCAGGCGATCTGCTTCGGTCAATGCCTCACTGCGCTGCATGTCGTGCTGCTCCCGTGCCTGCGATGCGTCCGAACACGCTGCCGATGGTCATGCCGATGCCGGCAGCATAGCCGCGGCCGAGCACGTTGCCGGCCATGATCTCGCCGGCGGCATACATGTTGTCGGCTGGCCCGCCGCTCTTCATCATCATCCTCGCCTCGTGATCGACCCGCACGCCGAGATAGGTGAAGGTGATGCCGGGCCTGACCGGATAGGCGTAGTAAGGCCCAGCCTCGATGCGCCGTGCCCAATGCGTCTTTGGCGGGGTCAGGCCCTCGGTGCGGCAATCGTCGAGAAGATCCGGGTTGAAGGTGCCGTCGCGCACCGCCGCATTGAACTCTGCGACCGTCGCCGACAGCGCCTCTGGATCGAGGTCGAGCTTGCCCGCAAGCGCGGCGACGCTGTCAGCCTGGATTGCAGGGTAGAGCGAGGGCATGAACAGATTGGTCGATTTCGCATCGAAGATGATGTAGGCGATCTGGTCGGGCTGCGCGGCGACCAGCCGGCCCCAGATCGCGTAGCGCTTTGGCCAGACGTCCTCGCCCTCGTCGTAGAAACGCTGCGCGTGCTTGTTCACGACGATGCCGAACACCACGCAGTCGAGCCGGGTGATGATGCCGCCATCATATTTTGGCGCTCGGGCGTCGATGGCGACCGCGTGGCATTGCGTCGGATCGCCGATGCTGTCGACGCCGGCACCGAGCAGCATGTCCAGCACCGTGCCGCGATTGTTGGACGTGCCGCGGATCAGGAAATTGCGCGCGATCTCGCCCCAGCCTTCCACCAATTTGTCGATGTTGGATTCGAAGCCGCCGGCTGCGGCCACCAGCGCTTTGCCGCGAATGCGGATCCGACTGTCACGCTGTTTTGCGATGGCTGCGCGAAAGCGAACATTGTCGATATCGAGCGCCACCACCTCGGCCTCATAGAGCACGTCGATGCCGAGACGCTCCGCGGTCAGATAGAGCGCATTCAGCATCGCGCGCCCGCCGCCGAGAAAGAACGAGTTGGTACGCCCGAGGCTCAGCGTGCCGCCCAGCGAGGGCTGAAAGCGCACGCCCTGGTCGACGATCCAGTCGAGCATCTCCTTGGACTGCCGGATCATCATGCGCGCGAGCTGCTCGTTGGTCTGGCCTTCGGTGACGCGCAGCAGGTCGTCCCAGAACTCCTCCTCGGTGTAGGGACCGCTCAGGGTGGCCGTGGCGGCGTCGTGGGCGCAGCGCATGTTGCGGGTATGGCGCGTGTTGCCGCCGCGATAAAATTTCGAGGCGGCCTCGACAACGATCACTGACGCGCCGGCGCGGCGGGCAGCGATGGCAGCACACAAGGCCGCGTTGCCACCGCCGACCACGACGACGTCATAGGCCTTTGAATAATCGGCGATGTCGCCGCCGGTCGTCATGACGCGATCTCTCCGAGAGGGAACGGCGGCGCCTGGAACATCCCCGCGCCGGCCTAATTTCG
Proteins encoded in this window:
- the tcuB gene encoding tricarballylate utilization 4Fe-4S protein TcuB, which gives rise to MQRSEALTEADRLMTICNSCRYCEGLCAVFPAMEMRRAFTSGDLNYFANLCHSCGACYVDCQFSPPHEFDVRVPAVLARVRHESYADYAWPRALAPIFKRNGLAIALTAVLSMAAFILGFVAFNDPAALFATRHGPGSFYALMPHNAMALVFGAAFLWAIVAFVQGTRAFWKDIGEPHATLAEPRSLLRAVRDAGSLRYLDGGGVGCYNEDEKPGDTRRVYHHLTFYGFLLCFASTSVATLYHYLLHREAPYPLWDLPVVLGTFGGLGIVIGPLGLYAAKRRREPEMMDDRSRGMDVAFLAMLVLTGVTGLGLLLLRETGAMGPLLALHLGAVFALFVTMPYGKFVHGLYRFLALVRYAGERHQVSV
- the tcuA gene encoding FAD-dependent tricarballylate dehydrogenase TcuA — translated: MTTGGDIADYSKAYDVVVVGGGNAALCAAIAARRAGASVIVVEAASKFYRGGNTRHTRNMRCAHDAATATLSGPYTEEEFWDDLLRVTEGQTNEQLARMMIRQSKEMLDWIVDQGVRFQPSLGGTLSLGRTNSFFLGGGRAMLNALYLTAERLGIDVLYEAEVVALDIDNVRFRAAIAKQRDSRIRIRGKALVAAAGGFESNIDKLVEGWGEIARNFLIRGTSNNRGTVLDMLLGAGVDSIGDPTQCHAVAIDARAPKYDGGIITRLDCVVFGIVVNKHAQRFYDEGEDVWPKRYAIWGRLVAAQPDQIAYIIFDAKSTNLFMPSLYPAIQADSVAALAGKLDLDPEALSATVAEFNAAVRDGTFNPDLLDDCRTEGLTPPKTHWARRIEAGPYYAYPVRPGITFTYLGVRVDHEARMMMKSGGPADNMYAAGEIMAGNVLGRGYAAGIGMTIGSVFGRIAGTGAARHAAQ